gaaaaaatagGGAAACCTTGAAGAAAAAAGACAATCATCAATGAATAATTCAAACCTTCAGTTATCTATTGTCGCATATCCTCAATCAAATTAATCGAATTTTCTTTAGCCACTGCAAAATTGATTGACTAAAAAATACTATACGTTCAATTAAACAAACTCATATGAGTCAAAATCACAGGCAAAAAATTCCATCATTAACACAGAGGTAGCAACTAATGTAAAATCACAGAGGCTAACTTAGCAAATCACAGGAAATCTCAACAATGCCATAGTAATTAACAAATGTTTaaggtaaataaaaattacagaaACCAAAGAGGCTGAGTTAGTGGAAGGAATGGCGGCCACAGTGACCAACGGCAGCGATGAAGACTGGACTACAACAAACATGATTTTGCCTCCAACGATCTTTCAGAATGGTGACAAAGATAACCCTCTTCCAACGCGATGAAAACGGCGACAATTCTGCTTCTCACGCAAGGAAGGCGGCAACGCTTCTGCTTTTGACAATTCTCCTCGGGCTGGGTTAGGCACGTAACAGGGAGCGACAGCGATGTTCTCCATGGACAGATTTCTCAGATGCGACACGATGGTTCTGCGGTGACTTTGAGAGTGAGAGGAGAGAAGCGGTGAGAAAGGGGAACACGGCGGTGAGGGGGACGAGAGTGGCGGACCACGGTGAGAGGAGAGGTGGAGACTGGAGAGGATTTGCGAATTTGAGAAGAGAGGCTTAGAGAAAGTGACGGCACTGAGTGAATGAAATAGAGATTTAGGGTTTCACACATTCATGtgaaactaatatatatatataagggtatttttgtcatttGTACAAACGGGTATTACACGGGTACCCATGGGACGGGGACTTCGATCCCTGCCCCCGCCCCATTTATTTAACGGGTCCCCGCCCTCCGTCCCCGCGGGGTAAAATCCCTCCCCAAATTCATTCTCCGGCGGGTAAATTCCCGCGGATACCTGCCCCGTTAGAGAAAATTGTCATGCCTAGTTACACTGCACCTATGTCCTGCGACGTTGATGAGAATGCATgtatatacaaattttaatatttatttgtgtTAGGTAAGTTTATATTTTATGATTAGTTTTGCGTATTAATAGAGTTATATTGTATTGTTATGTTAATATATtatagaaatattatattgaTGGATAATGTAAAATATGATATTAtactataagaaaaatattgaatatcgtcggaaaaatgaaaataaaacgcCGGAAATAAGATTACTGTCGAATTTTCCGTCGGATTAAATCCAATGGTATAAACGTTGCCGGTAATTGTTTAACGTCAGATTTTGATGTCCGCTGATAACTAGCGGCAGATTTAGTGGcggaattttatttttaagatacGAATATCTTATGTAAATTACCGGCAGGTTTTTTCCGATGGTACCTTTACGCCAAACTATTTTGTTCCATCAAATTTACCGTCGTATTTTTTTTGGTATATCTGACGGTTagtccaaatttttttttggttaaattttttttgaagcaATTAGTGgtcaaattctaaatttttttattcaaatttattttttgcataATTAGTAGTCAATTTCTAAATAATAGAAACCAAATAtgttaaaataaatatcaacCATGCTTAAGATTAGTAGTTtactaaaaagttatttaaagtAATCTATAAACTTcaattatatttagattttattagaaATTTCGATAGAGTCTCATCTATAACTAGAATGAGCCAAATATTCTATCCATTAACAATTCACTTAAATAACAACATctatcaacaatcaacaaacaaGAATCAAGAATCAAGCATCAACATCCATCAATCAACAATAAGCAGTTCAATTAATTAAGATTAGTAGTTTCATCTATATGACATTATATGACTTAAGCAGCAACATCCATTAACAGTTAAGAATTCTCAAACACTTTCAGCAGCTCAAACCTAGTTACCTAAATCGAACCTATCTTAATAACATAAATCCACTAAAACTAGAAAATTGagtgtaattaaattaaactgaACAACTAAAATAGTTTGCATATAAAAGACTGAAAATAATACTCACGCCGTCGTCCCATCAAGCCAAATCGTCATCTGTATGATGGGAGGTGGTAGAGAGGCATCTAGATGGGATCCGTGAGAGGATTCCAAGACCACGGTGTCTGTCGCTGAAGGTGGCATTGTCGAGATAGTGGGCTACTGAGGGGATGGAGGCAGCGTCATTGAGATAGTGGGCTGCTAAGCAAATGGAGGCGCCGTCATCGAGGTAGAAGGAGCCCTGTAGTTGGGGTTAGGGACCATGAACGCCTAGTCCGATGCACCCATTGCCTGTAACGTCACCGGGATAGTTGGAATAGAGGGGGACGACTGAGAAGTTCGAGGAGTACTAGTAGAAACCCTCCATCTACCACGACCATGGCCATGAGACCAATCCGTGACATCTCTACCTGTCATCACATCTGCAAAGAGCATATCAATTAAGACAAATCTTCCcacaattatattattttaaagaaattttgACATAACTTCCCCTAAAAATGTGCTAACTATCATGGTGATAAACCGCACAACAATCAAAACATATTCAAATATGAAACTTTACAAAGTTAGAACCCTTGAATCTAAACCTAACTAATTCATTAGAGAATCTATTCTCAAACTTTAACACTACATACTAAACATGCATATCATCAAGCAttgttaaatattaatgatGTTCTCTTTCTAACTTGATTCTTAGATTGATgagattaaatattatataaaaccTATTACCTCACATACTTTtacaaattcaaatcaaaacttTAAATTCTAGTTTGTATAAattagggttaagtacgattttgattCCTAAAGTATAggccaaaaaaaattttcgtccCTAACCTTTTTTGAATACAAAATCGTCCCTAAGTTTTGACTtggttttaaaatcgtcatttttacttaaatcctaaaattttggaccaaattacccctaacataaaaattataaaaaaaaaagaaaaaaaagagaaagagaatagagagagagagagagagagagagagagagagagatcgcCGTTTCTGCTCCTGCGCTAGTGTTCGACATTGATGCCAGTAGATTCGCGAGGAAGGACGTCCGCCGCGTCGCCATTTCTGCTCCTCTTTTTTGCTCGCTCGCCATTCCCCACTGCTCCTTGTCTCTCACCGCTGTTCCTCCTTAGGGTTCCAATTctgcttttgttttgtttagtgTTGATTCTTctgcttatattttttttgttaattacattgttgatttgttgatttattgattttgttaatgacattatttcttattctgatttcattgttgttgttgattctgattctattatttttctgcttttgATTCTAATTCTGATTCCATTCTTCTACTTCtgatttcattattgttgtttattcttctacttttttgcttctatttttgtttctatttttatgtttattacattATTTCTGcttttgattttattgttgttacTACTGATgcagtgatgaagaagaagagacgaTGAtgtgatggagaagaagaaaaataagaatagaaaCTGAGTATTTTggtgaagaaagaaaaggcTATTTTGGTCCGAAGGACGTTTTTTGTGCAAAAAAAGTTtgggtcaaaaaatttttttctctatattttAGAGACCAAAATAGTACTTAACCCTATAAATTTCAAGACCTTATTCAagctaatattttaaatatgtatttgtctctaaatttaagttatattaggtattatatgatttatattgttaacaaattatttaagtacttaattagttaaaatttagAACAATACAATAGACCACAACACAACAAACAacataatttagaatttattctCAACTTTCAATTTAAAATCAATTAGAATCTATTCTCGTCAATGGTCATCCAATACCAAGCTAAAACCAAAATTAAGAATTGGGAGAAAGGGGTGCTACTTGAAAGGAGCAACGACAGTAGAGACGGTGACAACAGCAACGACAGATGCGGCAAACAGCAGCGGCAAAGGCGACGGCAACAACAGCGGCATCAGAAGCGGCTGTTCAGTTCGAACGATGAGATGGGACCGTTGAAAAAGGCTACCGGAGGGAACGTTGAGGGAATGGGGAATAGGGTTGGAGAAAGGAGTAATTCGAAATTAGGGGAAAGAGGATTCGCAATTCGAATTTAGGGCACACTTATCATCAGATTGGATAAATCCGCCAGTAAAGCTTCGTGGTTGATCAAAACACAATGTTTCATTAATAATTAAGATTACCGTTATAAATCCAACAGTAATTGTGGCACCAATTATTTTGCTTTTTCCTCTAACTATTACCACTGGATTCTAATTTTTTACGATAAATCTTTTGCTCGAcgaattcaatataaaatatgtcGATAAAATCGCCACTAAATTTGATAGTATTCAGCACCTTAAATCTGAcagtatttaatattttttttataatgtttttCTTGTGGTGTTAATAATTGAATATATGTGTGTGTTTTTCAACAATATGGTAATTATTAAGCAAAAATTGTTAACACTTATTAGATTTATATGTTactgtaaaaaatattaatattaaatgataaaatacataattaaaaaaattttcttttcttttttcacgtATCTAACTAgggtttgttaattttttttccttgttaATTGTTATCTTACCATGCATAATaatcttaaaattatatattattattaactttaAAAGTATGACATTTTCATgtttaataatttgaaaattatatattaatatttatgtttcAAATTATAGTAAATTATTATCGAATATGAAAGTTATTATATGTATTAGTATTaaagtattttatataaaaaatgttaaggagccatcagaatttattattttttatcattatttaatcatgaattcaatttctttagactagtttttttagtttaataatctAATTACATACTTTATCTCATATTTTTAAACGTTGATGACTAACTgataaccaaaaataataaattctaatgacCGTCTATTATTCCTCTTTTATATATTCATGTTAATAAaatgtttaattactctattggttcctatagtttcgcaaaattttcaattaggtctccatactttttttcttttaatttagtccctgtaccaaattttttttcaattaagtctctCTTGACAGTAATTAGTTTAATTGTATAGGaacctaactaaaaaaaattggtacagagacccaattaaaaaaaattaatgcaaagactcaattaaaaaaaatagagacctaattaaaaattttgcaaaattataaaaaccaaaaagagtaattaaaccttaataAAATGTATTTGCGCTAATATATTTATGcaaaatatattgttaaataaaatatacaaaccTACATAAGtagttttgttatttaaaaaaaaaataaactcccACATTGCGAGATAAaagattcaattttattttttaaattttttaacaaggAAAATATTTACATGATGATaacatttttatatgaaaatgacATTGTAAATCCTtaaatgattaataaaaaatatttaatcaattttattaactCATCTAATAGTTCATAATGTTATCTTCATGTGAAGATGTTATCACGAGAGTCACCTTCTAACAATACTTCTTCCATATAGCCCGAAGCTTTTTcatttggttaaaaaaaatgtatttcaCCCACTAAGAAAAGGTATAATTCACTGCTCTAAAATACAATACCATACGTCTctatatttgaaaataataccAAACAAATATCCATATCCAAATTTTGTAACCTCTGTTCAGACtaattgatttttctttcatattGTAACTAAGTTTAGTCTTtaacaaaaattgattttttagtcAAACCGCAATATGACATGTATCAGTCTTAGACTTATATCTTTACCTAAAAATAACTCTAATAATCTTCTCATGATTAACTAGACTATGTAAAAGACATTCAGCGTGCATATGCCTTTGTGTCTCCTATGAATTATTGATTTTCTTATAAAGCTTTTTGTAGCGtctttttccatctttttctttcatttattatctttttgttttgtctaTCTCCTACTCTGCATTATAAATCATAAAGCGAGGACAATAAAGAAATCATACCTAAAAAGAGAACAACAAAGAAATCTAATTTGTGATCATCCACTAAATGAACAATGATGAACTTCATCAACCACATGTATCCTCTATTTAACTTTGTCCTTTTAtaagtaaaatatttaagtgtgtatttaaattgaaatttatcaaattaaaatttaaatgaaagtaattttgtagaattaattttaaatagaaGTGAGTTTATACCAACATAATTtatgtttaataattttatactaaaattgattttgataaaataaatataatttagataatattagttaaaattacttttagatgaataattagttaattactaaaaagatataatattaaattataatcttaccaatttatcatttttaatagGAAGAATAATacatattacaaaaaattagaataataaattctgcacaaaaattacaatgataaattttacaatgtcaaacaaacaaaatattctataattgttttattacttttagtattcttttatttagtattattttggacaataaaattttattatttatgactaTTGTTATgtataatcaattttttatttattttattctttttaataagatcaataattcatattataacaaaattataataaaaagtttaataaaaaaacaaaaaatcaaaatataaaacaaaatattaaaattgataaaaaaattaaaatatttgaaattatttgaaataaatctaaaaattttatgaaaaaaatcattaaaattaataatgacCAGTAACAAATGCTTGCCAAATACactctaaataaattaaattaatcttaatctTATTACAAAATATGTTATTATacgtataaaataaaatttaaatttttaataattatttaaataaatgagTGAATTAATCATTTGATTAATCTAAGTTAGTTCTACACTATTGTTTATTGCAACTTATTAATAATAGTGTCCAATCCCTTCATCACAACCAGCCTTGCGATATTCTCTACCATTGACCATAAAAAACCATGCCTTTCTTATCTAGAAAATTCCACTAGCTGGCTCCGGATAAAAAGGAGGACAAAAgatttaaagagaaattaaagtatGATTAATTTTATGTTCAACTTTTTCGGATTCCAATATTCGCCCCCCCCTTTACTTTAGGAATTGAACttatattaatttgttatttattatgttttttattttcttctctatcactgcctcttccaagtcttttCTAACtcttgtttctttcttagaGGGAcctaagaaataaaatgaacaatTGGGCTCCTCCATTCATAGCTGCAGCTCTATTTTGGTTGTTGTCGCCGGGAATGATCTTTCAGTTGCCGGGAAAGAACTCGCCTTTCGAATTCATGAACATGAAGACAACTGTGGCATCCATTTTTGTGCACACTGTAATTTATGGTCTGTTTC
This portion of the Arachis duranensis cultivar V14167 chromosome 6, aradu.V14167.gnm2.J7QH, whole genome shotgun sequence genome encodes:
- the LOC107494744 gene encoding uncharacterized protein LOC107494744; translation: MNNWAPPFIAAALFWLLSPGMIFQLPGKNSPFEFMNMKTTVASIFVHTVIYGLFLILFFIVLNVRLYI